From a single Planctellipticum variicoloris genomic region:
- a CDS encoding DUF2126 domain-containing protein: MTIRVALHHVTEYRFDRLITLGPHIVRLRPAPHSRTPIDSYSLQVDPTEYFLNWQQDPHGNFLARFVFQKQTSILRIAVDLVANMTVINPFDFFVEEDAEHYPFEYDDDLSRDLRPFLERLGGGPHFSEYLRTVNVTPRRTISFLVDLNARLQREIKYLIRMEPGVQTPEETLTKRSGSCRDSAWLLVQLLRHFGLAARFVSGYLIQLAPDLKPIEGPVGPTQDFTDLHAWTEVFLPGAGWIGLDPTSGLMTGEGHIPLAATPVPQTAAPISGLLDPCEVEFDFEMSVTRIHEDPRVTKPYSEEEWSAIDAVGHAVDARLDQHDVRLTMGGEPTFVSIDDMEGEEWNTGAVGAMKQHLSDVLIRRLQSRFSRGALLHFGQGKWYPGESLPRWAYSCFWRKDGEPIWQNPELLAELSAPTGVTCQAAEEFLVEFSERLGVGAKWIRPAHEDVWNVIEQEQKLPVDVDPRDFDLDADEERRRLAQTIEKGLSRVSGYVLPLTRAWWQAKPEWISGPWPFRSERLFLIPGDSPIGLRLPLDSLPAGGSRDSRTVYAIDPFAGRLPLPGYVEIRRAARAMREIESEVTIETQSHEAPENGHKREERHQPPLSSPGMVRTAVCVEPRNGRLHVFMPPVTSLEDYLHLVATIEETAESLQQPVVIEGYLPPHDDRLNVMKVTPDPGVIEVNIHPAHSWDELKDITTGVYEEAREARLGTEKFDLDGKHSGTGGGNHIVLGGATPADSPFLRRPDVLRSLIGYWNNHPALSYLFSGQFVGPTSQAPRVDEGRRDALYELQIAFDQIPDHGHVPPWLVDRIFRNLLVDLTGNTHRAEICIDKLYSPDHATGRLGLVELRGFEMPPHSRMSLTQQLLVRALVAWFWETPYRVNPIRWGTTIHDRFLLPHYLKEDLKSVIGDLQSAGFAFENSWFATHVEFRCPLVGDVEHQGVRLELRQAIEPWYVLGEEAGRGGTARYVDSSVERMQVRVTGMFSDRYAVVVNGVELPWQATGQTGEYVAGLRYRAWQPPSCLHPTIPVHTPLVFDIVDRVHGRSMGGCRYHIDHPGGLNPGLYPVNSLEAESRRAARFYRFGHTAGGITPQTVPVHPDYPCTLDLRRV, encoded by the coding sequence ATGACCATCCGTGTCGCTCTGCATCATGTGACCGAGTATCGCTTCGACCGGCTGATTACGCTCGGTCCGCATATCGTCCGGCTGCGTCCGGCGCCCCATTCCCGGACGCCGATCGACAGTTATTCCCTGCAGGTCGATCCGACGGAATACTTCCTCAACTGGCAGCAGGATCCGCACGGGAACTTCCTGGCGCGATTCGTGTTTCAGAAGCAGACCAGCATCCTGCGGATCGCCGTCGATCTGGTCGCCAATATGACGGTCATCAATCCCTTCGATTTCTTCGTCGAGGAGGATGCCGAACACTACCCGTTCGAGTACGACGATGATTTGTCCCGGGATCTCCGTCCCTTTCTCGAACGACTGGGGGGCGGCCCCCACTTCTCGGAGTATTTGAGAACCGTCAACGTCACTCCCCGCCGAACGATTTCGTTCCTGGTCGACTTGAACGCCCGGTTGCAGCGAGAAATCAAGTACCTGATCCGGATGGAGCCCGGCGTTCAGACCCCCGAAGAGACGCTGACGAAGCGATCGGGGTCGTGTCGGGATTCGGCGTGGCTGCTGGTGCAGCTCCTGCGGCACTTTGGTCTGGCGGCCCGGTTCGTTTCGGGCTACCTGATTCAGCTCGCTCCGGACCTGAAGCCAATTGAAGGCCCCGTGGGGCCGACGCAGGACTTCACGGATCTGCACGCCTGGACCGAAGTCTTTCTGCCCGGGGCCGGGTGGATCGGACTCGACCCGACATCGGGGCTGATGACCGGCGAGGGGCACATTCCGCTGGCCGCGACGCCCGTGCCTCAGACGGCGGCGCCGATCAGCGGCCTGCTCGATCCCTGCGAGGTCGAGTTCGACTTTGAGATGAGCGTCACGCGGATTCACGAGGACCCGCGCGTCACAAAGCCGTACAGCGAAGAAGAATGGTCCGCCATCGACGCGGTCGGGCATGCGGTCGACGCGAGGCTGGATCAGCACGACGTCCGGCTGACGATGGGGGGAGAACCGACTTTCGTTTCGATCGACGACATGGAGGGCGAGGAATGGAATACGGGAGCCGTCGGCGCGATGAAGCAGCACCTGTCGGACGTGCTGATTCGCCGGCTGCAGTCGCGATTCTCGCGCGGCGCGCTGCTCCACTTTGGCCAGGGAAAATGGTATCCCGGCGAGTCGCTCCCCCGCTGGGCCTACAGTTGTTTCTGGCGCAAGGACGGCGAACCGATCTGGCAGAATCCGGAGCTGCTGGCCGAGCTTTCCGCGCCGACCGGCGTCACCTGCCAGGCCGCCGAAGAGTTTCTCGTCGAGTTCTCCGAACGCCTGGGGGTCGGGGCGAAGTGGATTCGACCGGCCCATGAAGACGTCTGGAACGTCATCGAACAGGAACAGAAGCTCCCCGTCGACGTCGACCCGCGGGACTTCGATCTGGATGCCGACGAGGAACGCCGCCGGCTGGCGCAGACGATTGAGAAGGGCCTCAGCCGCGTCTCCGGCTACGTTCTGCCGCTGACGCGGGCGTGGTGGCAGGCGAAGCCGGAATGGATCAGCGGTCCCTGGCCGTTCCGGTCGGAGCGTCTGTTTCTGATCCCGGGGGATTCGCCGATCGGGCTGCGCCTGCCGCTGGACTCGCTGCCGGCGGGAGGGAGCCGGGACAGCCGGACGGTGTACGCGATCGATCCGTTTGCCGGGCGGCTGCCGCTTCCCGGCTATGTGGAAATCCGCCGGGCGGCCCGAGCCATGCGGGAAATCGAGTCGGAAGTGACGATCGAGACACAGTCGCACGAGGCCCCGGAGAACGGTCACAAGCGCGAAGAGCGTCACCAGCCGCCGCTGTCGTCGCCGGGCATGGTGCGGACGGCTGTGTGCGTCGAGCCGCGCAACGGCCGCTTGCACGTGTTCATGCCGCCGGTCACTTCTCTGGAAGATTATCTGCACCTCGTGGCGACGATTGAAGAGACCGCGGAATCACTGCAGCAGCCGGTCGTGATCGAAGGCTACCTGCCCCCTCACGACGACCGGCTGAACGTGATGAAGGTCACGCCAGACCCGGGAGTCATCGAAGTCAACATTCATCCGGCTCACTCCTGGGACGAGCTGAAAGACATCACCACCGGCGTTTACGAGGAGGCCCGTGAAGCGAGGCTGGGAACCGAGAAGTTCGATCTCGATGGCAAGCACTCCGGGACGGGGGGCGGGAACCACATCGTCCTCGGCGGCGCGACGCCGGCCGACAGTCCGTTCCTCCGGCGGCCGGATGTTCTGCGGAGTCTGATCGGCTACTGGAACAATCACCCGGCCTTGTCCTACCTGTTTTCCGGGCAGTTCGTCGGTCCGACGAGTCAGGCGCCGCGGGTCGATGAAGGTCGGCGGGATGCGCTCTATGAGCTGCAGATCGCGTTCGACCAGATTCCGGATCACGGTCATGTTCCGCCGTGGCTGGTCGATCGGATCTTCCGCAATCTGCTGGTCGATCTGACGGGGAATACGCATCGGGCGGAGATCTGCATCGACAAGCTCTATTCCCCGGATCACGCCACCGGGCGTCTGGGACTGGTGGAACTGCGCGGGTTCGAGATGCCCCCCCACTCCCGGATGAGCCTGACTCAGCAGCTCCTGGTGCGGGCGCTGGTCGCCTGGTTCTGGGAAACGCCGTACCGCGTAAACCCGATTCGCTGGGGGACGACGATTCACGACAGGTTCCTGCTGCCGCACTACCTGAAAGAAGACCTGAAGTCGGTGATCGGCGACCTGCAGAGCGCCGGGTTCGCGTTTGAAAATTCGTGGTTTGCGACGCACGTCGAGTTCCGCTGCCCTCTGGTGGGCGACGTCGAACATCAGGGGGTCCGACTCGAGCTGCGGCAGGCGATCGAGCCGTGGTACGTGCTGGGCGAAGAGGCCGGTCGCGGCGGAACCGCCCGGTATGTCGACTCCTCCGTCGAACGGATGCAGGTCCGAGTGACGGGAATGTTCTCCGACCGATACGCGGTCGTCGTGAATGGCGTCGAACTCCCCTGGCAGGCCACCGGGCAGACTGGCGAATACGTCGCCGGGCTGCGGTATCGGGCCTGGCAGCCGCCGAGCTGTCTGCACCCGACCATCCCGGTTCACACGCCGCTGGTGTTCGACATTGTCGACCGGGTCCACGGACGATCAATGGGGGGCTGCCGATACCACATCGACCATCCGGGCGGGCTGAATCCGGGTCTCTATCCCGTCAATTCACTGGAAGCGGAAAGCCGCCGGGCGGCGCGATTCTAC